A genome region from Hymenobacter tibetensis includes the following:
- a CDS encoding helix-turn-helix domain-containing protein — translation MHNPFDILETRLRQVEILLLELVQQQRAQAAPAPELGGLDLAQQITGLSKARLYALVSTRSIPHAKRGNKLFFNRAELLLWVAAGRRATQSGH, via the coding sequence ATGCATAACCCTTTCGACATTTTAGAAACCCGCCTCCGGCAGGTAGAAATTCTATTACTGGAACTGGTTCAGCAGCAGCGAGCCCAAGCCGCTCCTGCCCCAGAGCTTGGTGGCTTAGATCTAGCTCAGCAGATTACCGGCCTGAGTAAGGCCCGACTGTACGCGTTGGTGAGTACGCGCAGTATTCCGCACGCCAAACGCGGCAACAAACTATTCTTCAATCGAGCGGAGTTGCTGCTGTGGGTCGCCGCCGGCCGCCGGGCAACACAGTCGGGCCATTAG